Proteins encoded together in one Quercus lobata isolate SW786 chromosome 3, ValleyOak3.0 Primary Assembly, whole genome shotgun sequence window:
- the LOC115979120 gene encoding probable WRKY transcription factor 57: MEEGDKSDPGTEFASDSSWPLGPHDSDNVYFFANNDRGGRRGDDDTTILSEFGWNLRPENDDQNRIGGLDDDASDFTRSFVFPDQNKDTTTGSALQSSDPAVPSGSESKAGEATTSNNPSVSSTSSEDPPEKSTGSGGKPPEIPNKVRKKGQKRIRQPRFAFMTKSEVDHLEDGYRWRKYGQKAVKNSPFPRSYYRCTNSKCTVKKRVERSSDDPTIVITTYEGQHCHHTIGFPRGGIISQEVFAGQLAPPISQFYYPTVHHQLPQENPFFITQTRQTPGEAAGESRVMPQTNAQPPTDEGLLGDIVPPNMRNR; encoded by the exons ATGGAAGAAGGTGACAAATCCGATCCAGGAACCGAGTTCGCCAGCGACTCCAGCTGGCCACTCGGTCCTCACGACTCGGACAACGTGTATTTCTTCGCCAACAACGACCGCGGAGGCCGCCGCGGCGACGACGACACGACGATTCTCAGTGAGTTCGGGTGGAATCTCCGGCCCGAAAACGACGATCAGAACCGGATCGGCGGCCTCGATGACGACGCCTCCGATTTCACTAGAAGCTTCGTGTTTCCGGATCAAAACAAAGATACCACCACCGGCAGCGCTCTGCAGAGCTCCGACCCGGCAGTTCCGTCCGGTTCTGAAAGTAAAGCCGGCGAAGCAACGACGTCGAATAATCCTTCGGTTTCTTCGACCTCCAGCGAGGATCCGCCGGAGAAATCCACGGGCTCCGGCGGAAAACCGCCCGAGATACC gaaCAAGGTTAGAAAGAAGGGACAAAAGCGAATCCGGCAGCCGCGTTTCGCATTTATGACAAAAAGTGAGGTTGATCATCTTGAAGATGGCTATAGATGGCGCAAATATGGACAGAAGGCTGTTAAAAACAGTCCATTTCCTAG GAGCTACTACCGCTGCACAAATAGCAAATGCACTGTAAAGAAAAGGGTGGAACGCTCATCAGACGATCCCACTATTGTAATAACTACCTATGAAGGCCAACATTGTCATCACACGATCGGATTCCCTCGTGGTGGAATCATTAGTCAAGAAGTCTTTGCTGGACAGTTGGCTCCTCCGATCTCACAATTTTATTATCCAACAGTTCATCATCAGTTACCTCAAGAAAATCCATTCTTTATAACACAGACTCGGCAAACACCAGGCGAAGCAGCTGGTGAATCCCGTGTAATGCCCCAAACAAATGCACAGCCTCCTACTGATGAAGGACTTCTGGGGGATATTGTGCCTCCTAACATGCGTAACAGATGA